The following are encoded together in the Actinoplanes sp. N902-109 genome:
- a CDS encoding methyl-accepting chemotaxis protein has product MSGLTSSLANRSVRTKVLAPVLLAAVGIGAVAWSGLAAVNAAGVRTRHMYEQTARPLGDLVTLRDMQGDSRVEVRDVIILKPGAAQEDVISGMADTDTAADAAIAAYVADHGTLDNARSTLVAQARAGLVQWRQVRDQQLVPMVRAGRTTQAAALLADGGALAVANQSFGDALDTLAESETAAGQASIAEVEAEQSRQRVMMIIVSLVVVIGAVLIGLLVARAVVRPLLRVRAVLTDLAGGDLTGDPGVTSRDEVGQMAAALVAANTALRRTVSTIVTSATTLGDAAGRLAAGSIQVSTRVSDSAAQATTVAGDAESASQSITTVTAAASEMGAAINEIAQRAGQAATAAGEAVEVVAGTSATVEQLGRSSADIEQVLNAITTIAQQTNLLALNATIEAARAGEAGKGFAVVAGEVKDLAQQTAAATEDIARRITAIQTTSSEASTAIGRIGAVITEINDHQAAIAAAVEQQTATTGEMSRSVAQAAGASSRIAATITSVAGASRAAEAEVTESQQVISAVTRLSDDLQRLVRDFRY; this is encoded by the coding sequence GTGTCCGGTCTGACGTCGTCGCTGGCCAACCGATCGGTTCGGACGAAGGTGCTGGCGCCCGTGCTGCTGGCCGCGGTGGGGATCGGCGCGGTGGCGTGGTCCGGCCTGGCCGCCGTCAACGCCGCCGGGGTCCGGACCCGGCACATGTACGAGCAGACCGCGCGACCGCTGGGTGACCTGGTCACGCTGCGGGACATGCAGGGCGACTCGCGGGTCGAGGTGCGTGACGTCATCATCCTGAAGCCGGGCGCGGCCCAGGAGGACGTCATCTCCGGGATGGCGGACACCGACACGGCGGCCGACGCGGCGATCGCGGCCTACGTGGCGGACCACGGCACCCTCGACAACGCCCGCTCCACGCTTGTCGCCCAGGCCCGGGCCGGCCTCGTCCAGTGGCGGCAGGTCCGCGACCAGCAGCTCGTCCCGATGGTGCGGGCGGGCCGGACGACGCAGGCGGCGGCGCTGCTGGCCGACGGCGGGGCGCTGGCCGTGGCGAACCAATCGTTCGGCGACGCGCTGGACACGCTTGCGGAGTCCGAGACCGCCGCCGGTCAGGCGTCGATCGCCGAGGTGGAGGCGGAGCAGAGCCGGCAGCGCGTCATGATGATCATCGTCTCGCTGGTGGTCGTGATCGGCGCCGTCCTCATCGGCCTGCTGGTCGCCCGGGCCGTGGTGCGCCCGTTGCTGAGGGTGCGTGCGGTGCTGACCGATCTGGCCGGCGGCGACCTCACCGGCGACCCCGGGGTGACCAGCCGCGACGAGGTCGGTCAGATGGCTGCCGCGCTGGTGGCGGCGAACACGGCGCTGCGCCGTACCGTCTCGACCATCGTCACCTCGGCCACCACGCTGGGCGACGCGGCCGGCCGGCTCGCGGCCGGCAGCATCCAGGTCTCCACCCGGGTCAGCGACTCCGCGGCACAGGCCACCACGGTCGCCGGGGACGCCGAGAGCGCGTCGCAGAGCATCACCACGGTGACCGCCGCCGCGTCCGAGATGGGTGCCGCGATCAACGAGATCGCCCAGCGCGCCGGTCAGGCCGCGACCGCGGCCGGGGAGGCCGTCGAGGTGGTGGCGGGCACCTCCGCCACGGTCGAGCAGCTGGGCCGCAGCTCCGCGGACATCGAGCAGGTGCTCAACGCGATCACCACGATCGCCCAGCAGACCAACCTGCTCGCGCTGAACGCCACGATCGAGGCGGCCCGCGCGGGTGAAGCGGGCAAGGGCTTCGCCGTCGTGGCCGGCGAGGTGAAGGACCTGGCCCAGCAGACCGCCGCGGCCACCGAGGACATCGCCCGGCGGATCACCGCGATCCAGACCACCAGCTCCGAGGCGAGCACGGCGATCGGCCGCATCGGCGCGGTGATCACCGAGATCAACGACCACCAGGCGGCGATCGCCGCGGCGGTGGAGCAGCAGACCGCCACCACCGGCGAGATGAGCCGCAGCGTGGCCCAGGCCGCGGGGGCGAGCAGCCGGATCGCGGCCACCATCACCAGCGTCGCCGGTGCGTCCCGGGCCGCCGAGGCGGAGGTCACCGAGTCGCAGCAGGTCATCTCAGCGGTCACCCGGCTGTCCGACGACCTGCAGCGGCTGGTGCGCGACTTCCGCTACTGA
- a CDS encoding DHA2 family efflux MFS transporter permease subunit — translation MTERLDRRQLRTASVLILGAVLAQLDTTIVSVGVGSVAAGVHTSLTTVQWVTTGYLLAVALVAPLSGWLVQRFGGKRMWLLAVAIFVTGSALSGLAPTVGALIAFRVVQGLGGGLMQPIGQALVARIAGPARIGRLIGVITTPVSLAPIAGPVLGGLLVAGPGWRWMFFVNLPIGLAALVLAARLVPGDDHERERTLRLDGPGLALLPPGLVALVYGLSLAGQDGVALPRALLLAAGTLALAGYVVHALRTRRTPLLDLRLFTGRGFTLAAVNTFLIGAALYGSMLLLPLYFVQARGMSPLTAGLALAPQAVGMAVAATPAGRWTDRYGPRTVSLLGIGAIVLGTVPFLVVAAAPPLVLLVAALFVRGLGLGAVVPPNAAATYTSITRSQVPAATGARTVLNRIGGSIGTAALAIILQSGLRDTPTGAAFGHTFGWAVAFAVLTLIPAAMYPRHAPGKPAADPRPAPTGALVRGGSR, via the coding sequence ATGACCGAACGCCTCGATCGCCGCCAGCTGCGTACCGCCTCGGTGCTGATCCTCGGGGCCGTCCTGGCTCAGCTCGACACCACGATCGTCAGCGTCGGGGTCGGGTCCGTCGCCGCGGGCGTGCACACCTCGCTGACCACCGTCCAGTGGGTGACGACGGGTTACCTGCTGGCCGTCGCCCTGGTCGCACCACTGTCCGGCTGGCTCGTCCAACGCTTCGGCGGCAAGCGCATGTGGTTGCTGGCCGTCGCGATCTTCGTCACCGGCTCGGCCCTGAGCGGGCTGGCCCCGACGGTCGGAGCGCTCATCGCCTTCCGCGTCGTCCAGGGCCTGGGCGGTGGGCTGATGCAGCCCATCGGGCAGGCCCTGGTGGCCCGGATCGCCGGGCCGGCCCGCATCGGGCGGCTGATCGGCGTGATCACCACGCCGGTGTCGCTTGCGCCGATCGCCGGTCCGGTCCTCGGCGGTCTGCTCGTGGCCGGACCGGGCTGGCGCTGGATGTTCTTCGTCAACCTGCCGATCGGCCTCGCCGCGCTGGTGCTGGCCGCGCGGCTGGTACCGGGCGACGACCACGAGCGCGAGCGCACCCTGCGGCTCGACGGCCCCGGGCTGGCGCTGCTGCCACCCGGGCTGGTCGCTCTGGTGTACGGGTTGTCGCTGGCCGGGCAGGACGGCGTGGCGTTGCCCCGGGCGCTGCTGCTCGCGGCGGGCACGCTGGCGCTGGCCGGCTATGTGGTGCACGCCCTGCGCACCCGCCGCACCCCCCTGCTCGACCTGCGCCTGTTCACCGGGCGGGGCTTCACGCTGGCCGCGGTGAACACGTTCCTGATCGGAGCTGCGCTCTACGGCTCGATGCTGCTGCTGCCGCTCTACTTCGTGCAGGCCCGGGGCATGAGCCCGCTGACCGCCGGACTGGCCCTCGCCCCGCAAGCCGTCGGCATGGCGGTCGCCGCGACCCCGGCGGGCCGCTGGACCGACCGCTACGGTCCTCGTACGGTGTCGCTGCTCGGCATCGGCGCCATCGTGCTCGGCACTGTCCCGTTCCTGGTGGTCGCGGCCGCCCCGCCCCTGGTGCTGCTCGTCGCCGCGTTGTTCGTCCGCGGCCTGGGGCTGGGGGCCGTGGTGCCGCCGAACGCCGCTGCCACGTACACGTCGATCACCCGGTCCCAGGTGCCGGCCGCCACCGGGGCGCGTACGGTGCTCAACCGCATCGGCGGCTCGATCGGCACCGCGGCGCTGGCGATCATCCTGCAGTCGGGCCTGCGCGACACGCCGACCGGCGCCGCGTTCGGTCACACGTTCGGGTGGGCCGTCGCGTTCGCCGTCCTGACGCTGATCCCGGCCGCGATGTACCCGCGGCACGCCCCGGGCAAGCCCGCGGCGGATCCCCGGCCCGCGCCGACCGGCGCACTCGTCCGAGGAGGTTCACGATGA
- a CDS encoding RHS repeat-associated core domain-containing protein: MAGLTVAAAVLIAPHAAAAAKPAPPAPRHNPGVAANRARPAQHKTPGDRAAMVLTPSTAKVDLLAAAISVPKGTGPISNGSFSSFNLTDRITLDVNNASGNLLIRTTELSLPGIKQNLSFGSAYNSLFVGSQVPGGSLGNVWRTRTGADVKLIKADDNSVTYLASDGLAGKFTKTSTGYSAPSDIKATLAADGSGWKLTESGSGRELYFTSAGLLDKTLDRNDNVTDYTYNASNQLTSVKTDRGAGGAREAQLTWSNGRITKIAQSIDGSQARQVQYFYNSAGDLTGIDSATGRDVFFGYDSQHRITEINSGSWGSGDEGAWTELTYDAQHRVTSVTRVYDKKKDGSGSTTRFSYVSSTETQVADANQDLGKAVSAVPHTTYTINSEKRVTKTVDPAGKTRSKSYTSFSDVLSSTDATNNTSTNTYGANGGQSLTASASATGSKTTATFANAATPANPTGNFQPSSSADGQGNSTGYSYNGAGNRLSSKDALASEAKVDYNDDGTVKKSTSPAEGSNGTTYTYDTNKQLTKVTPPTGNSLAARDYTYDSFGRLQSATDGSGRTTHYEYDLDDRVEKTWYSDKTVPVEYEYDGAGNLYGRTDADGRLAVEYDRLNRVISRYGSLWYGYDAVGNLTGLSDQRGEAWYSYDNRNLLTGMDSGNAEYSFEYDDNGRRTYTRLGLKKTGSPQYVAETHNSYDKSGRINRTTTKRWQRVNGVDTAYTVYDMEYCYAKRVGTAACSAASTDDTSLRQWQTDHTKNDTVSVFSYDKGNRLTKATNINGKTYDYTYDSNGNRKTAADGSTTQTLTFNSANQITNSGYTYDATGNQTNGSAIRSAGYNAAEQTRTNKDAAGNTTTYNYAGPDQVELSYTQGPNPKGFWWGLTGGNGQPVLQYYETNDWYRQHYIELDDQQGPLGTMVYEEGGVDHHYFYVLDGLGSVVGLISDTGVLAGQRTYDPYGKLLSTTTATGDNELKNTILGFAGGIVDGDIAKGELVKFGARYYDPAIGRFTQQDALNQIGDPKNGNRYAYAGADPVNNVDPNGFQTQSIGGEICFGVPVCVGLSYDWDDKGNHGITGQVGTGEGWNVGYESGTGDVGTEAGAYGECTAGAISGSVSENLAGEENYSAGVGKPGLGCSVGVQGTVSF, from the coding sequence ATGGCCGGACTGACGGTCGCAGCCGCGGTGCTCATCGCGCCGCACGCCGCCGCGGCGGCGAAACCGGCGCCGCCGGCACCGAGGCACAACCCCGGCGTCGCCGCCAACCGGGCGAGGCCCGCGCAACACAAGACCCCCGGTGATCGCGCCGCCATGGTGCTGACCCCCTCCACCGCCAAGGTCGACCTGCTGGCCGCGGCGATCTCCGTGCCCAAGGGCACCGGCCCGATCAGCAACGGCTCGTTCTCGTCGTTCAACCTCACCGACCGGATCACGCTGGACGTCAACAACGCGTCCGGCAACCTGCTGATCCGCACCACCGAGCTGAGCCTGCCCGGCATCAAGCAGAACCTGAGCTTCGGTTCGGCCTACAACAGCCTGTTCGTCGGCTCGCAGGTGCCCGGCGGGTCGCTCGGCAACGTCTGGCGCACCCGTACCGGGGCCGACGTGAAGCTGATCAAGGCCGACGACAACTCGGTCACCTACCTCGCCTCCGACGGCCTGGCCGGCAAGTTCACCAAGACCAGCACCGGGTACAGCGCGCCCAGCGACATCAAGGCCACGCTGGCCGCCGACGGGTCGGGCTGGAAGCTGACCGAGAGCGGCAGCGGCCGGGAGCTGTACTTCACCTCCGCGGGCCTGCTGGACAAGACGCTGGACCGCAACGACAACGTCACCGACTACACCTACAACGCCAGTAACCAGCTCACCTCGGTGAAGACCGACCGCGGCGCGGGCGGCGCCCGGGAGGCCCAGCTGACCTGGTCCAACGGGCGGATCACCAAGATCGCCCAGAGCATCGACGGCAGCCAGGCGCGGCAGGTGCAGTACTTCTACAACTCGGCCGGCGACCTGACCGGCATCGACTCGGCCACCGGGCGCGACGTGTTCTTCGGGTACGACTCCCAGCACCGGATCACCGAGATCAACAGCGGCTCCTGGGGCAGCGGTGACGAAGGCGCCTGGACCGAGCTGACGTACGACGCGCAACACCGGGTCACCTCGGTCACCCGGGTCTACGACAAGAAGAAGGACGGCTCGGGCTCGACCACCCGGTTCTCGTACGTGTCGTCCACCGAGACCCAGGTCGCCGATGCCAACCAGGACCTGGGCAAGGCGGTCAGCGCGGTGCCGCACACCACGTACACGATCAACTCGGAGAAGCGGGTCACCAAGACCGTCGACCCGGCCGGCAAGACGCGCTCCAAGTCGTACACGTCCTTCAGCGACGTGCTGTCGTCCACCGACGCGACGAACAACACCAGCACCAACACCTACGGCGCCAACGGCGGCCAGTCGCTGACCGCGTCAGCCTCGGCGACCGGGTCGAAGACGACGGCGACCTTCGCCAACGCGGCGACCCCGGCCAACCCGACCGGCAACTTCCAGCCGTCCTCCTCGGCCGACGGCCAGGGCAACTCGACCGGCTACAGCTACAACGGCGCGGGCAACCGGCTGTCCAGCAAGGACGCCCTCGCCTCGGAGGCGAAGGTCGACTACAACGACGACGGTACGGTCAAGAAGTCGACCAGCCCCGCCGAGGGCAGCAACGGGACGACCTACACGTACGACACGAACAAGCAGCTCACCAAGGTCACCCCGCCGACCGGCAACTCGCTGGCCGCCCGCGACTACACGTACGACTCGTTCGGCCGGCTCCAGTCCGCCACCGACGGCTCCGGGCGCACCACCCACTACGAGTACGACCTCGACGACCGGGTCGAGAAGACCTGGTACTCCGACAAGACCGTCCCGGTCGAGTACGAGTACGACGGCGCCGGCAACCTGTACGGCCGCACCGACGCCGACGGCCGGCTCGCGGTCGAGTACGACCGGCTCAACCGGGTGATCAGCCGCTACGGCTCGCTGTGGTACGGCTACGACGCCGTCGGCAACCTGACCGGGCTCTCCGACCAGCGCGGCGAGGCCTGGTACAGCTACGACAACCGCAACCTGCTCACCGGCATGGACTCCGGCAACGCCGAGTACAGCTTCGAGTACGACGACAACGGCCGGCGCACGTACACCCGGCTGGGCCTGAAGAAGACCGGCAGCCCGCAGTACGTCGCCGAGACGCACAACTCGTACGACAAGTCCGGGCGGATCAACCGCACCACCACCAAGCGCTGGCAGCGGGTCAACGGCGTGGACACCGCGTACACCGTCTACGACATGGAGTACTGCTACGCCAAGCGGGTCGGCACCGCCGCCTGCTCGGCCGCCTCGACCGACGACACCAGCCTGCGGCAGTGGCAGACCGACCACACCAAGAACGACACGGTGTCGGTGTTCAGCTACGACAAGGGCAACCGGCTGACCAAGGCCACCAACATCAACGGCAAGACCTACGACTACACGTACGACAGCAACGGCAACCGCAAGACGGCGGCCGACGGCAGCACCACCCAGACGCTGACGTTCAACTCGGCGAACCAGATCACCAACAGCGGCTACACGTACGACGCCACGGGCAACCAGACCAACGGATCGGCGATCCGGTCCGCGGGGTACAACGCGGCCGAGCAGACCCGCACCAACAAGGACGCGGCCGGCAACACCACGACGTACAACTACGCCGGTCCGGACCAGGTCGAGCTCTCCTACACCCAGGGCCCCAACCCGAAGGGCTTCTGGTGGGGCCTGACCGGTGGCAACGGCCAGCCGGTGCTACAGTACTACGAGACCAACGACTGGTACCGGCAGCACTACATCGAGCTGGACGACCAGCAGGGCCCGCTCGGCACGATGGTGTACGAGGAGGGCGGCGTCGACCACCACTACTTCTATGTGCTCGACGGGCTGGGCTCGGTGGTCGGCCTGATCAGCGACACCGGCGTACTGGCCGGGCAGCGCACCTACGACCCGTACGGCAAGCTGCTCTCGACCACCACCGCGACCGGCGACAACGAGCTGAAGAACACCATCCTCGGGTTCGCCGGGGGCATCGTCGACGGTGACATCGCCAAGGGCGAGCTGGTCAAGTTCGGGGCCCGCTACTACGACCCGGCGATCGGCCGGTTCACCCAGCAGGACGCGCTCAACCAGATCGGCGACCCGAAGAACGGCAACCGGTACGCCTACGCCGGGGCCGACCCGGTCAACAACGTCGACCCCAACGGCTTCCAGACCCAGAGCATCGGCGGGGAGATCTGCTTCGGCGTCCCGGTCTGCGTGGGGCTGAGCTACGACTGGGACGACAAGGGCAACCACGGCATCACCGGCCAGGTCGGCACCGGCGAGGGCTGGAACGTCGGCTACGAGAGCGGCACCGGCGACGTCGGCACCGAGGCCGGCGCCTACGGCGAGTGCACGGCCGGCGCGATCAGCGGTTCGGTCTCGGAGAACCTCGCGGGCGAGGAGAACTACTCCGCCGGTGTCGGCAAGCCCGGCCTCGGTTGCTCGGTGGGCGTTCAGGGAACTGTGTCGTTCTGA
- a CDS encoding ABC transporter permease → MTAPTVARGYRFELLKLTSQWRIRLLVLTCWVAPAVFVAAVSRQASLPVDTLFGRWMHATGWAGPLVVLGFAGTWALPLLTSLVAGDAFAAEDRLGTWRHLLVAVRSPRRIFVAKALAALTVVVLLVAGLAVSGVAGGLVAVGNRPLTGLDGRLLSTGDTAGRVLLAWVCVLAPTLALAALGLLGSVTLGRSPVGLLVPALVALAFQLLQMLPLPVAVRLALPGYAFIAWNGLFTGPAQLGPLLTGIAVSLVWAVTATALAYVLFLRRDFTNPAYDGSGRRAFTAGVLPLAALLAVTITVLAAATTATGSGIGQDKVRRSVATAFAHLYRIQTAQLHRPDVTEAQLDPSAACTKGAGQVAGDGPGNDWRCVVSWHLPGVAATGTAIYQLDIAPDGRWMADGDGPKEVNGYFLVRTPTGDQPNPLWQFDGTVELLATSSKE, encoded by the coding sequence ATGACCGCCCCGACCGTCGCCCGCGGCTACCGCTTCGAGCTGCTCAAACTGACCTCCCAGTGGCGCATCCGGCTGCTCGTGCTCACCTGCTGGGTTGCTCCGGCGGTCTTCGTGGCAGCGGTGAGCCGGCAGGCGTCGCTGCCGGTCGACACGCTGTTCGGCCGATGGATGCACGCGACCGGCTGGGCCGGGCCGCTGGTGGTCCTCGGCTTCGCCGGTACCTGGGCGCTGCCCCTGCTGACCTCGCTGGTCGCCGGGGATGCGTTCGCCGCCGAGGACCGGCTCGGCACCTGGCGCCACCTGCTCGTGGCGGTCCGCTCACCCCGGCGCATCTTCGTCGCGAAGGCGCTGGCCGCGCTCACTGTCGTGGTGCTGCTGGTGGCCGGGCTGGCGGTGTCCGGTGTGGCCGGTGGTCTGGTGGCGGTCGGCAACCGGCCGCTGACCGGGCTCGACGGCCGGCTGCTCAGCACCGGGGACACCGCCGGCCGGGTGCTGCTCGCGTGGGTCTGCGTGCTCGCCCCCACCCTGGCCCTGGCCGCTCTCGGGCTGCTGGGCTCGGTCACGCTCGGCCGCTCGCCGGTGGGCCTGCTGGTGCCCGCGCTGGTCGCGCTCGCGTTCCAGCTGCTGCAGATGCTGCCGCTGCCGGTCGCGGTGCGCCTGGCGCTGCCCGGGTACGCGTTCATCGCCTGGAACGGCCTGTTCACCGGCCCGGCGCAGCTGGGCCCGCTGCTCACCGGGATCGCGGTCAGCCTGGTGTGGGCGGTGACCGCCACCGCGCTCGCGTATGTGCTGTTCCTGCGGCGGGACTTCACCAACCCGGCGTACGACGGGTCGGGCCGGCGCGCGTTCACCGCCGGGGTGCTGCCGCTGGCCGCGCTGCTCGCTGTGACGATCACGGTGCTGGCCGCGGCGACCACTGCCACCGGCTCCGGCATCGGTCAGGACAAGGTGCGGCGCTCGGTCGCCACCGCCTTCGCCCACCTCTACCGGATCCAGACCGCCCAGCTGCACCGGCCCGACGTCACCGAGGCTCAGCTGGACCCATCGGCCGCCTGCACCAAGGGCGCGGGCCAGGTCGCCGGTGACGGGCCGGGCAACGACTGGCGGTGCGTCGTCTCCTGGCACCTGCCCGGCGTCGCGGCCACCGGGACGGCGATCTACCAGCTCGACATCGCCCCGGACGGCCGCTGGATGGCCGACGGTGACGGGCCGAAGGAAGTGAACGGCTACTTCCTGGTCCGCACCCCGACCGGCGACCAGCCGAACCCGCTCTGGCAGTTCGACGGCACCGTCGAGCTGCTCGCCACCTCGTCGAAGGAGTAG
- a CDS encoding TetR/AcrR family transcriptional regulator: MTEVTGLRERKKQETRDRIAHLATVLFIERGFDQVTIAEIATAAGVAKMTVTNYFPLKEDLVFDAHALVEDSLAAVVRSRRPGESVLHALHRRFVEALGGGYPVLTGFASTGFARLVQDSPRLRAREREIDENREAALHAALAAEGGDDDRTRAAAAQLAAAHRVLFRLVRSLVRDELPDADLDRRATAAATATFGLLEPALGDYLRRAAAPSPGSSAPAPVQ, from the coding sequence GTGACGGAGGTGACGGGCCTGCGGGAACGCAAGAAGCAGGAAACGCGCGACCGGATCGCGCACCTGGCCACGGTGCTGTTCATCGAGCGCGGTTTCGACCAGGTCACCATCGCGGAGATCGCGACGGCGGCCGGCGTCGCCAAGATGACGGTGACCAACTACTTCCCGCTCAAGGAGGACCTCGTCTTCGACGCGCACGCGCTCGTCGAGGACAGTCTGGCGGCCGTCGTGCGGTCCCGCCGGCCCGGCGAGTCCGTGCTGCACGCCCTGCACCGCCGCTTCGTCGAGGCGCTCGGCGGTGGCTACCCGGTCCTCACCGGGTTCGCCTCCACCGGCTTCGCCCGGCTGGTGCAGGACAGCCCGCGGCTACGCGCCCGGGAACGCGAGATCGACGAGAACCGCGAGGCCGCCCTGCACGCGGCGCTGGCGGCCGAGGGCGGCGACGACGACCGGACCCGGGCCGCCGCGGCTCAGCTCGCCGCCGCTCACCGGGTGCTGTTCCGGCTGGTCCGCTCGCTGGTCCGGGACGAACTGCCGGACGCCGACCTGGACCGCCGGGCCACCGCCGCCGCCACCGCCACGTTCGGGTTGCTCGAGCCCGCCCTCGGTGACTACCTCCGGCGGGCCGCCGCACCCTCGCCGGGCTCGTCCGCGCCGGCGCCGGTTCAGTAG
- the mca gene encoding mycothiol conjugate amidase Mca gives MTRPARGDLSGLRLLTVHAHPDDESSKGAATLVKYARAGAGVLICTMTGGERGDVLNPALDRPEVRAGLPARRRAEMARAREILGVRQRFLGFVDSGLPRNGEPVPADGFAVQPLEVATRALVAAVREFRPHVLVTYDENGGYPHPDHIRTNRVAVAAFHAAGDVHEYPDAGPVWSPSKLYYTCAFNRDYFVAIDAAMTAAGLDSPARVVLDTWPRDWPAWEVTTRVECAEYFPVRRAALLAHETQVDPAGPELSCPLGLEMKAWPTEDYHLVCSAVPTELPEDDLFAGIVAG, from the coding sequence ATGACCCGGCCCGCCCGCGGGGACCTGTCCGGCCTGCGACTGCTCACCGTCCACGCCCATCCCGACGACGAGTCCAGCAAGGGCGCGGCCACCCTGGTCAAGTACGCCCGCGCCGGCGCCGGCGTGCTGATCTGCACCATGACCGGCGGCGAGCGCGGCGACGTGCTCAACCCGGCCCTGGACCGCCCCGAGGTGCGCGCCGGGCTGCCGGCCCGGCGCCGGGCCGAGATGGCCAGGGCGCGCGAGATTCTCGGGGTGCGGCAGCGTTTCCTCGGCTTCGTCGACTCGGGGCTGCCCAGGAACGGCGAGCCGGTGCCGGCCGACGGCTTCGCGGTCCAGCCGCTCGAGGTGGCCACCCGGGCGCTTGTCGCGGCGGTCCGCGAGTTCCGTCCGCACGTGCTGGTCACCTATGACGAGAACGGCGGCTACCCGCACCCGGACCACATCAGGACCAATCGGGTGGCGGTGGCCGCGTTCCACGCCGCAGGGGATGTGCACGAATATCCGGACGCCGGTCCGGTGTGGAGTCCGAGCAAGCTGTACTACACCTGCGCGTTCAACCGGGACTACTTCGTGGCCATCGACGCGGCGATGACGGCGGCGGGCCTGGACTCGCCGGCCCGGGTGGTGCTCGACACCTGGCCGCGGGACTGGCCTGCCTGGGAGGTGACCACCCGGGTCGAGTGCGCGGAGTACTTCCCGGTGCGCCGTGCCGCGCTGCTGGCCCACGAGACCCAGGTCGACCCGGCCGGGCCCGAGCTGTCCTGCCCGCTCGGCCTGGAGATGAAGGCGTGGCCGACCGAGGACTACCACCTGGTCTGCTCGGCGGTGCCGACCGAGTTGCCGGAGGACGACCTCTTCGCCGGGATCGTGGCCGGGTAA
- a CDS encoding ABC transporter ATP-binding protein, giving the protein MAASLAVRARGLTKTFGDVVALDGIDLDVPAGQIHGLVGPNGAGKTTLLGLLLGLSVADHGELAILGTAVRRALAGPDGVAGFVDGPGLYPSLTARQNLAALAALRGEHRAADIDDVLAQVGLTDVADDRAHGFSLGMRQRLGLAAALLTRPRLLVLDEPSNGLDPAGQRHVHRVLTRLAAGGTAVVLSSHRMDDVEALCSEVTILATGRVVFSGPLGKLAAGDRELDYRLRTPDPRAARRVAAGVPGVVVLGAGSLVVRAASPALDDLVVALVREGLAIRELTPVVSPLEAAFLALTGEAA; this is encoded by the coding sequence ATGGCTGCCTCCCTCGCCGTGCGGGCCCGCGGCCTCACGAAGACGTTCGGCGATGTCGTCGCACTCGACGGCATCGACCTGGACGTGCCGGCCGGGCAGATCCACGGGCTGGTCGGTCCGAACGGCGCCGGCAAGACCACGCTGCTGGGCCTGCTGCTCGGTCTGTCCGTCGCCGACCACGGCGAGCTGGCGATCCTCGGCACGGCGGTGCGGCGGGCGCTCGCCGGACCGGACGGGGTCGCCGGGTTCGTGGACGGCCCCGGGCTGTACCCCTCGCTCACCGCCCGGCAGAACCTCGCCGCGCTGGCCGCGCTGCGCGGCGAGCACCGGGCCGCCGACATCGACGACGTGCTCGCTCAGGTCGGTCTCACCGATGTCGCCGACGACCGCGCCCACGGATTCTCCCTCGGCATGCGCCAGCGGCTGGGGCTCGCCGCCGCGCTGCTCACCCGGCCCCGGCTGCTGGTGCTCGACGAGCCGTCCAACGGTCTCGACCCGGCGGGCCAGCGGCACGTGCACCGGGTGCTCACCCGGCTCGCCGCGGGCGGCACCGCGGTCGTGCTGTCCAGCCACCGGATGGACGACGTCGAGGCGCTGTGCTCCGAGGTCACCATCCTCGCCACCGGCCGGGTGGTGTTCTCCGGCCCGCTGGGCAAGCTGGCCGCCGGCGACCGCGAGCTGGACTACCGGCTGCGGACCCCGGACCCGCGGGCCGCCCGCCGGGTGGCGGCCGGTGTGCCCGGGGTGGTCGTGCTAGGCGCCGGGTCGCTGGTGGTGCGCGCGGCGTCCCCGGCCCTCGATGACCTGGTCGTCGCGCTGGTACGCGAGGGCCTCGCGATCCGTGAACTGACCCCGGTGGTGTCCCCGCTGGAGGCCGCGTTCCTGGCACTCACCGGAGAGGCCGCATGA